Genomic window (Streptomyces sp. RerS4):
GCAGGCGAACGAGGCAGGCTTGACGGCTTTGAGAATGTCAATGTGGCCTTGAAAACAGAACAGTTAAGGGGAAGCGGGGCACTACACGCAGAGCCACCGCACGCATGGTAGCCGGGGGCCAAAAGCCGACGGGGCGTCCCGGTTCGTGCAGCCATGTGCACGTTGCGGACGGGTCCGCGGTGATGCCGAAGCGGGTGATGTGCCGCCCCGCAGTTCGTAGGCGGCGGGAACCCCGGCCCACAGATCACCCGAAACTCACGAGGTGACCGCGTCGGCCTCCGCCAGTCGCCGTGGGCCGTGATCGTGGCCGAGGCGCCGGCCTCGTGGGCCGGGGAGCGCGGGTCACCCACGGGAACCGGTCCACGTGAAGGAGTGGTTCTTGCGACGACTCCACGGCGAGGGAGAGTCGGCGACCGCCGAGGACGGCGTCGTCCGCACCGGGGCAACCACCGAACCGCACGCACTCGGGAACAAGAATCCGGAGCCACCGTCGCCGCTACTCCCCCCTTCCCGGACTCTTGTCCGCGGACGAAAGTCGGGCTGGGGCGCTGGGCTTCGTGCCTCGGTCCGGGCCGGCTCTAGAGTGAGGCTTCAGGTCAGTGACCTGGAACGTTCTGTCTGGAGGAGTGTCCATGGGGGACATCGCGGCGGCCGGCGTGGCGGTGGAGCGGCTTGAGGAGTTCCGGGGGGAGTTGATCGGCTACTGCTACCGGATGTTGGGCTCGTACGCCGAGGCCGAGGACGCCGTACAGGAGACGATGGTCCGGGCGTGGCGCAGCGTCGACCGGTTCGAGGGGCGGTCGGGGCTGCGGACGTGGGTGTACCGCATCGCCACCAACGTCTGCCTGGACGCCCTTGCTTCGGGCGAGCGGCGGGCGCTGCCGATGGACCTGTCCGGCCCGAGCGAGGGCAGCTCGCCGCCGTCACCTCCCCAGGACGCCGCCCTGTGGGTGGAACCCTGCCCTGGCGGCGATCCGGAGGCAGCCGCGACGTCGGGCGAGTCCGTGCGGCTGGCGTTCGTCGCCATGCTGCAGCACCTGCCGCCCAGGCAGCGGGCCACGCTGATCCTGCGGGACGTCCTGGGCTTTTCGGCTCGCGAGGTCGCCGACCTGCACGGCTCCACCGTCGCCTCGGCCAACAGCTCCCTGCAGCGCGCCCGCGCCACCCTGGCCGACCGCCGCCAGCCGAAGGACGGGCCGACCGGCCGGCCGTGCGACGACAGGGTCCGCCGGCTGCTGGCCGAGCGGTACGCCACGGCCTTCTCCCGCTACGACATGGAGGAGCTGAACATGCTCCTCCATGTCGACGCCACGCTGTGCCTGCCCCCGTACGCGAAATGGATGCGCGGTGTCCCCGACATCCAGGCATGGCTCACCGGTCCCGCGATCGGCTGCCGCGGCTCTCGCCTGATCCCGACAACGGCCAACGGCTCCCCCGCCTTCGGCCAGTACCGTCCCCACCCGGACGGCACCGGGTACCTTCCCTGGGCCCTTCAGGTCGTCGAGGTCTCCGGCGACCGGATCACGGGCATCACGGCCTACCGCGACACCGAGCGCCTGTTCCCGCTCTTCGGCCTGCCGGACCGCTTGGACGAGGGCTCCCGAACCTGCGCCATTGCCTGACTGGCCTGTTGGGTGATCCAAGGTCGATTTCATGCCGGCCGTGCCGAGTACGTCGACTGACGGCCCCGTCTCGGCGCCGGTTTCCGTCGGGGTACGCGAATTGCCGGGGCTGGGGCCGGGGTGACCCGTCTCGTCGAACTTCGACCGGTCCCGCTGTGGGTCGGCGCGCGCGGGCGCGCTTGGGCGTCCCAGGTCGCCGAGACGGGCACCGGTAGCCCGACGGACGGCCGACAGCGCCGCGCCGGCGCACGACTCCGCCACCGGACGGCGCCATCACGCCAATGCCCCGTACTCGGGGTCGCTTCGCGGTACTTCTTCGCCCTTCCTTCTGTTGTCCCCGGCGACGATCACCGTCCGCCCCGTTCATCCGGTGCAGGCGGTGCCACGCGCCGCCAAGAAGGGACACCTCCGCAGCATGAGCACACACCACCTGGGCCGAGCCGCCGCCGTACTGGCCGCCGCCCTCGCCATGGCCACGGCCACTACCGGGCTCACCGCATACGCCGCCGACCCCTCCGACACGACGGGCAAGCACGCCACCACCGTCACGCGCACCGGTGGCGGTGCGGGGCGGTGCGACGACGATCCGGCCGGCTGGGAGCGCGAGGGACTGTGCCTGAACGCCGCGGACAACCGCAAGGTCGATGCCTACCTTGCCCGTGCCCGCGCGGCGGAGCCGGCGATCAGCCGCGACGTACAGGTTGCCGCCGGCCTCAGCGGGGCGGAGCTGGTCGGCTTCGACTACCGCCTCAAGTCCCCCGACTCCCTCAAGCGGAAGGTCGCCACAGACCTCAAGGAGCATCCGGAGCGCAACACCGACGACGTCCTGGCGCGTCTGAGTGACGCGGTGCGCTACACCCTCCAATGGCCCGACGGCGATTACGTCACCGGTGTGACCATCGCCTCTGAGGTGCTGTCCGCGTGGGGCAGCGACACCACGAAGTGGTCCAACACCTGGGGTCGCGAGAAGGGCTACAAGGGACTCAACACGGGCTGGCGCGCTCCCGGTTCACAGCAGCTGTTCGAGGTGCAGTTCCACACCCCGGCGAGCAAGTTCGCCCAGGAGGAGACGCACAAGCTGTACGAGGAGCAGCGGCTGCCGTCGACCAGCCCCGAGCGCAAGAAGGAGCTACAGGCCCAGCAGGACGCGATCTTCGCCGCAGTACCCGTCCCGGACGGCGCTCCCGCCCTCGCCCCACCCGCCACTCGTCTGGCGCCGGCGGCCTGACGCCCGCTGCGCAGCCCGGCCGGCTACCCGAGGCTGCCCTCGGTTCCTGCCCCATGCGATCGGTCAATGGGGTGCCACACCACACTCGATGCCCGGCCAGGAACCTCCCGGCCGGGCATCGCCCTGGCATTGGCCGGAGCGCGCGATTTCACGCGGCAGGCGCTGCGGGACTGGGCCCAGGGCGGGCACGGGCTCTCCGTCATCGGTCGGAGGCGCGGCGTCAGAGCACCTCGATGACCACCAGGCAGGTGTCGTCCGCGAAGTCCTCCCGCCCGTACATGTCCATCAGGGTGTCCAGCACGCGTTGGGCGGGCAGCCCGGAGCAGGTGGCCAGGCGCCGACGGAGCGTGGCGATGCTCTGCTCCAGGTCCTCGCCGCGGCGCTCGACGAGGCCGTCGGTGTAGAGGAGCAGGACGTCCCCCTGCCTCAGGTCAACCGCGGCCGTGGCGTACCTGTCCCCCGGCAGCAGGCCCAGCAGGGGGCCCCGATGCGAGGAGTCCAGGGTCTCCGCGCTGCTGCCGCGCAGCAGCAGGGGCGGCGGATGGCCGGCGCAGGCCCAGGTCAGGCGCCGCCGGGCGTCGATGTGGCCGATGACGGCGGTGGCCGTCTCGGCGGAGGGGTCGGCGCAGATCAGCTCGTTGAGCCAGGTCGTCAGGTCCGCGGCGTCGGTTCCGGGGGCGTGGGCGAGGCCCGCCAACGCGTGCCGCTGCTGGGCCATCCGGGCGACCGCGCCGAGTCCGTGCCCGCAGGCGTCCCCCATCGCCAGCAGGATCCTGCCGTCCGGCAGGACCCGGCACTTGTACCAGTCGCCGCCGAGGGCGGCTTCCGGCTCGACCGGCAGGTACGCCGCCGCCACGGCGTACCCGAGTTCGGCGATCTCCGAGGAGTGGGTGGGCAGGAGCGCCTCGCGCAGCGCCGAGGCGACCCGCCGCTCGGCGGCCGCCTCCTCGCGGAGCCTCTCGGTCAACTTCCGGCTGGCGTCGAGCCGCTGCCTGCTGCGGACCTGCGGGGTCAGGTCGCGGACGATCAGGTAGAACGCCCAGGGCAGGCCGTGGGTGTCGATCACCGGGCGGCCCACCGCGTGCAGGGTGCGGACGTCCCCGTGGATGTTGAAGCGGATGTCGGTGCCGGGCGGTTCCTCGCCGTCGAAGAGTTCCCTGAGCAGCCGCCCGAACCGGGGTACGTCCTCGACGAGCACGGCGTCGCACAGGTCCGTGAGGGTCATCCGGCCGTCGGATCCCGTACGGAAGATCGCGC
Coding sequences:
- a CDS encoding sigma-70 family RNA polymerase sigma factor, with protein sequence MGDIAAAGVAVERLEEFRGELIGYCYRMLGSYAEAEDAVQETMVRAWRSVDRFEGRSGLRTWVYRIATNVCLDALASGERRALPMDLSGPSEGSSPPSPPQDAALWVEPCPGGDPEAAATSGESVRLAFVAMLQHLPPRQRATLILRDVLGFSAREVADLHGSTVASANSSLQRARATLADRRQPKDGPTGRPCDDRVRRLLAERYATAFSRYDMEELNMLLHVDATLCLPPYAKWMRGVPDIQAWLTGPAIGCRGSRLIPTTANGSPAFGQYRPHPDGTGYLPWALQVVEVSGDRITGITAYRDTERLFPLFGLPDRLDEGSRTCAIA
- a CDS encoding ATP nucleotide 3'-pyrophosphokinase, whose amino-acid sequence is MSTHHLGRAAAVLAAALAMATATTGLTAYAADPSDTTGKHATTVTRTGGGAGRCDDDPAGWEREGLCLNAADNRKVDAYLARARAAEPAISRDVQVAAGLSGAELVGFDYRLKSPDSLKRKVATDLKEHPERNTDDVLARLSDAVRYTLQWPDGDYVTGVTIASEVLSAWGSDTTKWSNTWGREKGYKGLNTGWRAPGSQQLFEVQFHTPASKFAQEETHKLYEEQRLPSTSPERKKELQAQQDAIFAAVPVPDGAPALAPPATRLAPAA
- a CDS encoding PP2C family protein-serine/threonine phosphatase — its product is MSPAVPEDPDGLKLFIAREVAALRAAAGRSAGIRREDPAPAARPEQDGEPAAQECPCGGSQDQCHSCGDPADGHDPWACLCATLPAIPMSAALLAPVEDDDGRTVDFVVRAGNHVRSAEWLDAPDRQVGRRLLTTRPGAEAGGLLAALSGVLRTGHALKGHPVDYTEWRSGRLHRTTLLYDAASCGGQVLATWRPAQAHTEVMSLEAQYIASMGWAHFDLLSGATSWSDGMCAIFRTGSDGRMTLTDLCDAVLVEDVPRFGRLLRELFDGEEPPGTDIRFNIHGDVRTLHAVGRPVIDTHGLPWAFYLIVRDLTPQVRSRQRLDASRKLTERLREEAAAERRVASALREALLPTHSSEIAELGYAVAAAYLPVEPEAALGGDWYKCRVLPDGRILLAMGDACGHGLGAVARMAQQRHALAGLAHAPGTDAADLTTWLNELICADPSAETATAVIGHIDARRRLTWACAGHPPPLLLRGSSAETLDSSHRGPLLGLLPGDRYATAAVDLRQGDVLLLYTDGLVERRGEDLEQSIATLRRRLATCSGLPAQRVLDTLMDMYGREDFADDTCLVVIEVL